The Acetobacter oryzifermentans genomic interval CCTGACCGAAAAGACATTGTCTTTTCGGTGGGAGAGAGAAAAATCTTTTCTGTCCTGTTCGGTCGCATGACCCGGCAAGCCGGAATTCAGGATTTGACCTTTCATGATTCACGTCATGAAGCCACATCGCGGTTGGCCCGCTATCTGAACCCGATTGTACTGCCCCAGCTCACGGGCCATCGCGATCTGAAGTCACTCAATCGCTACTACCAACCCGTGCCCGGAGATATCGCAAACAAAACACGCTAGCTACCTGTCAGGATAATCAAAGGTAACCAGAGCGCGTTTAAAAAAAGCCTAAACTATGATTCCAAAAGCATTTATCGTTAAGATCATCATTGATGATTAAGTGATAAAACAGAGTTCAGGTCAGCAAGTGTCACGAGAAAATTTTAGCGAACTACTTTCTTTTCTGGCAGTTGCCCAAGAACGGAGCTTTACAAAGGCCGCCGCCCGCAGAGGTGTCACGCCCTCTGCAATAAGCCACACCATGCGTCTTCTGGAGGAACGACTAGGCGTCACTCTTCTGACGAGAACAACACGTCGTGTCGTTCCCACGCCTGCGGGAGACTATCTGCTGCAAAATATTCAGCCGCTTTTCGACGAAATCGAGAACCGAATGAGCAGCCTTGACGAATTCCGCAAATGTCCCAGAGGCAATCTTCGGATCACCGTGACAGATGAATCTCTGGGCTTCTTTCTTCGACCTCGTATTGCAGATTTTCTAAAGAATTACCCGGAAAT includes:
- a CDS encoding tyrosine-type recombinase/integrase — its product is MTNGAQRVLTKKRATMEKLPDRKDIVFSVGERKIFSVLFGRMTRQAGIQDLTFHDSRHEATSRLARYLNPIVLPQLTGHRDLKSLNRYYQPVPGDIANKTR